The DNA region GTCTCGGCCATCGAGCTCCGCCAGAATGTCGTCCAAAGTGAGCGAGCTCGTTTCGCCGACGGCCAACTGGCCCGCGAGCTGCTCGACTGGAATTTCCTTCACCCACGGCCGGCTCATGCAGGCGTAGCGACAATCGTCGCCGGCGTGATCTTCGCCGTCGGTGTCGAGATCTTCCGCATTGTTCGGATCGTGCTGCAGCGCAGGCACGGTGCGGATGAAGTCGATGCAGGTCTCGAACACGATCAGCATCGGGTGCTCGTCATCGACACCATCGATGCGATTGCGCATCTGATCCCAACCGCCCATCGCGCCACGACGCGCCACGCGGGTGTTGTCGGCACGCCTGAACGACACGCCCTTGCCATGCATGGTCTTGGCGATCGACGGCCCTGTCACACGTCGAAAGATCGACGGGTCGGCCACCGAGTAGGCGATCTGCTCGCCCTCGCTTCTGGCGACGATGCCAGGCACCCACGAACCATCTTCGTCGCGAAAGCCGCTGCAGACCTGCTCGGCCGTGCGCTCGATGCCGCGATTAGCTTCGCCTTCCTTGACGCCGTACCACTCGCGATAGCGCACCAGGCCGCCGCGCGGGATCACCAAGCGTCGCCCACTCACGCTCTCAAACGCGGTGTCCTCGCTCGCCACCGCCCACCAGCCGCACGAGAACGGCGTCGCGTAACCCCAGTCGAAACTGCGAAAGCGAAGCCAGTGCTCCGGGATCTTGAACGGCCGCGCGACGTTGCGCTCTGTCTTCCAGCGCGAGAAGAACGCGCCTTCGATGATGTTCCAATCGCCGAGCAGCCAGGCGCGCACCAGCTGCTCTGAGCCCGACATGTAGAGGCCGGCGACATAACCCGGGTCGCTCTGCAGCAGCTTTGGATTGTCGTCGAGCCGCGCAGGGATGAACACCTGCGAGCGCGAGACCTTTTCCTTCGTGAACGGATTGGTGAACTCGTAGGTCACCACCCGCCAAGCGCCCTTGTCGATGTAGCGCTGCTTCACCCACGAGTGCCCGGGCCCACCCGGATTGCACGTCGCGCGAAAGCCCACCGGCACGCCGTACTTCGATCGAAGCGTGGCCTTGAGCTTGTCCACGGGCTTCGGATCCGGGAACTGCGTCAGCTCCTCGACGTACACCCGCGTGTATTGGTGGCCCTGGTAATTCTTCGCGTGCTCGTCGCGATCGAGATACCGAAACCTGAGGATCGCACCCGACGGGAATCGGAAGTGCGTGCCCTTTTCTTTCCACTTCGCGCCCAGCGGCTCGAACAGCAGCTTGGCTTCCTCGATCGTGTCTTCGAGGTCGACCTGGTGGCGGCGGATGAAGAGCCCGCGGGCCTTCGCTCCGTACCTGCCCTCGTGCTCGAGCCAATCGAGCAGCGAGCCGAACGTCTTGCCGCCACCGCGCGCGCCACCGTAGCAGACGTCGAAGTGCGGACACAGCACGTAGGCGGCCTGTGGGCCCGCCTGCGGCGCGATGATCTCAACGGGCCTATCGCCGCCGTACGCGACCTTCCTGCGCTCTCCTGGCCGCCCACGCGGCTGCGGCAGGCCTGGCGCTGGGCGGGGCGCGGGCTTCAGCCGCACGCGCTAGCTCGCCTTCGGGGGCGCCGCCTGCGGGTATTGCTTGGCCCACTCCTCAGCCGTCAGCGGCGCGCTCGAGTACACCCGATGCACGTGGTCGTGCTCGTTGTCGCTCTGGTCGACCCAATTGCCCGAGATCTTGGCCAGCCGCTCGATCGTCATGCTGGCCGCGTTGAAAGCCTTGTTCGCGAGCGCCTGGCGCAGCACCTCTTTGCCCTGCTTCAGCAGCCAATCGAGGTCGACGCCGTGCTCCTCGGCCGCGTGCTGGCGCACCATGTCCTGCAGCTCGGCGAGACGCGCGGCGACACTAGCATTCCCTAGCAAGCGCGCCACGGACGCGTCGGCGGCCTCGGGCGTCTTGGTCTTGGGGTAGGCCGCCATGTAGGCGTCGCGGTGCGTGTGGCCGTGCGCGATCGCCTGCACCACCGCTTCGTGGCGCGCGTTCTTCAGCGCGCCGTCGTCATGCTGCGGCTTGTGGATTGTGCTCACGGCTCACCCGACCGCAGCCGCTCGAGCGCGTCGACGTTGTTTTGCTGGTCGCGGGCCATCGAGCCCGCCGCCACGCCGCTCACCGTGGCCTCAGTGCCGATGCGCAGCCAAACTAGGCCACCCATCAGCGTCAACACGACGCCCAGCACAAAGCCCGAAAAACCGAACATCCACCCGGCCTTATGGAAGCCATGGGCGTGGGCCGCGCGCTCGCGGTGGACGATATCTGCATTGAGGCGCTGCAATTCGTCCACCCGCTGCGCGTCGATAGCTTCCAGCGACTTGCGCACCGCCAGGCGCTCGGCCTTCGCGCCCTTCTCGCAACCACGATCGTGCGCCTCGCGAAGCGCAGCCTCGAGCGCTGTGGATTTCAGCGTCACCACCTCGCCGTGCTGGCCGGCCTTGGGGTGTTGAACCGCCGGCAGCTGGGCCGGTTCGGTCACGGCGTGCGGTCCCCGGCCTGGCGATGCACGCGCGCCTCAGGATCCCACACTACGCCGTCAGCGACTTGCTCGGGTTCGCTGACCACCAGGCCGATATAGCGGCCCGTGGCGCCTTGCTGCTCCGCGA from Vitreimonas flagellata includes:
- a CDS encoding terminase large subunit domain-containing protein codes for the protein MRLKPAPRPAPGLPQPRGRPGERRKVAYGGDRPVEIIAPQAGPQAAYVLCPHFDVCYGGARGGGKTFGSLLDWLEHEGRYGAKARGLFIRRHQVDLEDTIEEAKLLFEPLGAKWKEKGTHFRFPSGAILRFRYLDRDEHAKNYQGHQYTRVYVEELTQFPDPKPVDKLKATLRSKYGVPVGFRATCNPGGPGHSWVKQRYIDKGAWRVVTYEFTNPFTKEKVSRSQVFIPARLDDNPKLLQSDPGYVAGLYMSGSEQLVRAWLLGDWNIIEGAFFSRWKTERNVARPFKIPEHWLRFRSFDWGYATPFSCGWWAVASEDTAFESVSGRRLVIPRGGLVRYREWYGVKEGEANRGIERTAEQVCSGFRDEDGSWVPGIVARSEGEQIAYSVADPSIFRRVTGPSIAKTMHGKGVSFRRADNTRVARRGAMGGWDQMRNRIDGVDDEHPMLIVFETCIDFIRTVPALQHDPNNAEDLDTDGEDHAGDDCRYACMSRPWVKEIPVEQLAGQLAVGETSSLTLDDILAELDGRDDDDDRI